In Haloterrigena turkmenica DSM 5511, a single genomic region encodes these proteins:
- a CDS encoding pyridoxal-phosphate-dependent aminotransferase family protein: MTEKREYKDDYPDKTLYIPGPTEVREDVIEEMSQPMFGHRMDRMTDLYTTIVEDTKEFLGTDNEVIILTGSGTEFMESSILNLVDENVLVTTCGSFSERQANVAERLGKSVDTLEYEWGQAVKPEDVRERLEESDTEYDVVTCVMNESSTGVRNPIEEIGDVVAEFEDTYFVVDAVSALGGDLVEIDDHDIDVIFTSVQKAFAMPPGLAVCVVSDDAYERELESDSASWYGGFQRSLDYYDRKGQTHSTPAIPVMLAYRKQMKYMLEEGHEARDERHREMAEYTREWAREHFDMFPEEGYESQTVSCIENTRDIDVAATIDAVSEEYDFVFSNGYGSQLGEQTFRIGHMGEHDLESIKELTDAIEDVADL, from the coding sequence GTGACCGAGAAACGCGAATACAAGGACGACTACCCCGACAAGACGCTGTACATCCCGGGCCCGACCGAGGTGCGCGAGGACGTCATCGAGGAGATGAGCCAGCCGATGTTCGGCCACCGGATGGACCGGATGACCGACCTCTACACGACCATCGTCGAGGACACGAAGGAGTTCCTCGGCACCGACAACGAGGTCATCATCCTCACCGGCTCGGGCACCGAGTTCATGGAGAGTTCGATTCTGAATCTCGTCGACGAGAACGTCCTCGTCACGACCTGCGGCAGCTTCAGCGAACGGCAGGCCAACGTCGCAGAACGCCTCGGCAAGTCCGTCGACACCCTCGAGTACGAGTGGGGACAGGCGGTCAAACCCGAGGACGTGCGCGAGCGCCTCGAGGAGAGCGACACCGAGTACGACGTCGTCACCTGCGTGATGAACGAGTCCTCGACGGGCGTCCGCAACCCCATCGAGGAGATCGGCGACGTCGTCGCCGAGTTCGAGGACACCTACTTCGTCGTCGACGCCGTCTCCGCGCTGGGCGGCGACCTCGTCGAGATCGACGACCACGACATCGACGTCATCTTCACGTCGGTCCAGAAGGCCTTCGCGATGCCCCCCGGCTTAGCGGTCTGTGTCGTCAGCGACGACGCCTACGAGCGCGAACTCGAGAGCGACTCCGCGTCGTGGTACGGGGGCTTCCAGCGCTCGCTGGACTACTACGACCGGAAGGGCCAGACTCACTCCACGCCCGCCATCCCGGTCATGCTCGCCTACCGCAAGCAGATGAAGTACATGCTCGAGGAGGGCCACGAGGCTCGGGACGAGCGCCACCGTGAAATGGCCGAGTACACCCGCGAGTGGGCCCGCGAGCACTTCGATATGTTCCCCGAGGAGGGCTACGAGTCCCAGACGGTGAGCTGCATCGAGAACACCCGGGACATCGACGTCGCCGCGACCATCGACGCCGTCTCGGAGGAGTACGACTTCGTCTTCTCGAACGGCTACGGCTCGCAGCTCGGTGAGCAGACGTTCCGCATCGGCCACATGGGCGAACACGACCTCGAGTCGATCAAGGAGCTAACTGACGCCATCGAGGACGTCGCGGATCTCTAA